A genomic segment from Ptychodera flava strain L36383 chromosome 8, AS_Pfla_20210202, whole genome shotgun sequence encodes:
- the LOC139138174 gene encoding vitellogenin-like isoform X2: MKVFFLTIIFAVVSGANNDRTVTTRYISGQSFLYSYTGTVKSGLPNTGKEYTGLKIVCKPQITFINDETAFLKLLTPKLYEYNKTIDVEKDEALTESSLSSKFAEELQNVIKFDYVYGKVVSVYAPKDEPEWILNIKKGILSLLNLELVNDDGITTFTTFETGVVGECETLYDIVKSTGMDANTMKITKVKNMSKCVRKPVMLTSLIKTNPCDTCEGDEDRLLRSGVVYHYVATGTRLSFLIKSVFAEGQHVFTPITENGGSAVTITKQNMTLISTMAEAHDIDIPAVEYRGDLMLTFPKDEKTLTVQHSPKKKVKYLLEILVNSDIEASSDSSSHFIVLVKTLRKCNHFMIVEILEEVTTDDKKKEWLLEGIKMTGNEESVLLIKKLIDEDQITESEITELLSGLISVQKPTEMMLDVLMGICCHDVMLPSSKHYDAVDSDDFQKIIEMRRGCMLAFSALVGKFCQKAEFCPVRYEQYLENCEDMYRPLQIIADSKDTMKEGMYHLKAGRHHKHRVDPEVILRNHRTEETKVMCIKAMGNAGLKSHLDAIIRNLQNSVDNSLEVRIHAVDALGKIAPKLSNKVLSTLMPIYHNPLEDPELRIAAYLTILKTKPTQSIYILLAENLKKETSRQVGSFVFSHLMYLSNTSSPIMKKEAHSARLALQYAHPFVTPFITSLHTSTGFHKSLHLNDLKMGGFIDVYKIFTHDSILPRSVKTKMNIQLLGQNFDVFEVGIRAEGLQTVIERFFGPKGFWSRRQSIFDFVKRPRRDASNSVCREVEAIRQKFETQHHHPSELKGSLYLKLFDDEVMYKTFSEDDVKVLVSEGKHRPSNNNFEEMLKSGHQVNFKKAMVPLDVEYQEATMLGLPLAINVSAGLIMKLNFHGKLEVSPSLLHRKPTEITIDGDIRSRMEMTVIGKVGVSSPLINTGVVINATSYLNAPIKASLQSDLNGKKHKVQVYLQEEAKRELFTFNHSLYTFMDKVDDPKESFTKMSGHLNKIDKKNTSCVTLLENSLSICVDYDVILRKTGQAFYPFTGPSYFNMYSLKGYDIAKMLQFVVDLSKEKANPFIKEYELTMTTVGSPKEETYILNLIMSTHREDRKIVLKTLRSGDPYYENTLTLRMTKPMEEILFDWKFGKPKSVVQPISSHKELTSDREYRMLTTIRLPGTDRTGLHLTTVYTELPETVKTVFKKLEIMLPKYLYKMLSHVTFEPKFNQKHHTVEMTCDLISPDNAKIVLETPHQEITISNITLPVPVKSLLLRYDDIPDTLDEISELVFRKMILPTCMVYNTNIFKTFDDVTFKYEMPGTCPHVLLKDCSPKERFIVLLQNNAVILPQTLGGPERRVKVIAYVEEYKIEMYTTAWDTLEVKLNGVILDLHANKSTVTVRNLGKFMGSDREVSLYTDIGLDVFYSQDHVHAQVSGWYYNKICGMCGDYNGEIFEELKTWQGRSVSDKSLLALSWLIEGTDCQDENCKLKKIKAHQIEEIELIDGKLMSCVSLDPLFMCVSGCRPKPLTETTLTKIGFQCHHFKDRETVSLDRFDFISNRVDMEKEVAVPHECICEPYCTSKSGEY; encoded by the exons GTAGTGAGTGTCTATGCTCCAAAGGATGAACCAGAATGGATACTCAATATCAAGAAAGGCATCCTGAGTTTGTTGAACTTGGAACTTGTGAATGACGATGGAATCACAACATTTACGACTTTTGAG ACTGGTGTTGTTGGAGAATGTGAAACATTGTATGACATTGTCAAGTCCACTGGAATGGATGCCAACACCATGAAGATTACCAAAGTCAAGAATATGAGTAAGTGTGTAAGGAAGCCAGTGATGCTGACCTCGTTAATCAAGACCAATCCATGTGATACCTGTGAGGGAGATGAG gacAGGCTATTGCGAAGTGGTGTAGTGTACCATTATGTTGCCACTGGAACTAGACTGTCGTTTTTGATAAAATCAGTGTTTGCTGAGGGACAGCATGTCTTCACTCCAATTACTGAGAACGGTGGAAGTGCAGTTACCATTACAAA acaaaacatgACCTTGATTTCCACCATGGCTGAAGCCCATGACATTGACATTCCTGCAGTTGAGTACCGTGGTGATTTAATGCTGACATTTCCAAAGGATGAGAAGACATTGACCGTCCAGCACTCTCCCAAAAAGAAA GTGAAGTATTTATTGGAAATATTGGTCAATTCAGATATCGAAGCATCGTCAGACTCTTCAAGTCATTTCATTGTACTTGTGAAAACACTGCGTAAGTGCAACCACTTCATGATTGTAGAGATTCTTGAAGAAGTCACGACAGACGACAAGAAAAA GGAATGGCTACTGGAAGGTAtcaagatgacaggaaatgaagaGTCTGTCTTATTGATCAAGAAACTCATTGATGAAGATCAGATAACAGAATCAGAAATCACTGAATTATTATCTGGTTTAATCAGTGTTCAGAAACCAACTGAGATGATGTTAGATGTACTCATG GGAATTTGCTGTCATGATGTGATGTTGCCATCTTCTAAACACTATGATGCAGTTGACAGTGATgactttcagaaaataattgagaTGCGTCGTGGCTGTATGTTGGCTTTCAGCGCCTTGGTAGGGAAGTTCTGTCAGAAGGCTGAATTCTGTCCAGTCAGATATGAGCAGTACTTGGAGAACTGTGAAGACATGTACAGACCATTGCAAATTATTGCAGACAGCAAAGACACAATGAAAGAAGGT ATGTACCATTTGAAGGCTGGAAGACATCATAAGCACAGAGTTGATCCAGAAGTCATTTTGAGAAACCACCGGACAGAAGAAACCAAAGTAATGTGTATAAAAGCCATGGGCAATGCTGGATTAAAGTCTCATTTGGATGCAATCATCAGAAATCTCCAAAATTCTGTGGATAACTCACTTGAAGTCAGAATTCATGCTGTTGACGCGTTAGGTAAAATTGCTCCAAAGCTGTCCAACAAG GTACTATCAACACTGATGCCAATTTACCACAATCCCCTTGAAGACCCAGAATTGAGGATTGCCGCATATCTCACTATTTTGAAGACCAAACCAACCCAGAGTATCTACATCCTTCTAGCAGAAAACCTGAAGAAGGAAACAAGCAGACAAGTCGGTTCATTTGTGTTTTCACATCTGATGTACCTGTCAAATACTTCATCCCCAATCATGAAAAAGGA GGCACACTCTGCACGTCTGGCTCTTCAATAtgcacatccatttgttacgcCATTCATAACAAGTCTTCACACCTCAACTGGATTCCACAAGTCGCTCCATCTGA ATGATCTCAAAATGGGTGGTTTCATTGACGTCTACAAGATTTTTACCCATGATTCAATTTTACCACGTTCTGTGAAGACCAAGATGAACATTCAATTGcttggacagaattttgatgtGTTTGAG GTTGGTATCCGAGCAGAGGGCCTGCAGACTGTCATCGAGAGATTCTTTGGTCCAAAGGGTTTCTGGAGTAGAAGACagtccatatttgattttgtcaaaagaCCAAGGAGAGATGCATCAAATTCTGTCTGCAGAGAAGTTGAAGCTATAAGACAAAAG TTTGAAACCCAGCACCATCATCCCAGTGAACTGAAAGGCAGTTTGTATTTAAAACTCTTCGATGATGAGGTAATGTATAAGACATTCAGTGAAGATGATGTCAAGGTGTTGGTATCGGAAGGAAAGCACAGACCAAGCAACAACAATTTTGAAGAGATGTTGAAGAGCGGTCATCAGGTGAACTTTAAGAAGG CCATGGTGCCATTGGATGTTGAATACCAAGAAGCCACTATGCTGGGACTGCCACTGGCTATTAATGTTTCAGCTGGTCTTATcatgaaattgaattttcatgGAAAGTTGGAGGTGTCTCCAAGTTTGTTACACAGAAAACCAACTGAGATAACAATTGATGGTGATATAAGGTCAAG AATGGAAATGACAGTGATTGGAAAGGTGGGCGTGTCTTCACCTCTAATCAACACTGGCGTTGTCATCAATGCTACAAGCTACCTCAACGCACCAATCAAGGCTAGTCTACAGTCAGATTTGAATGGCAAGAAACACAAAGTCCAAGTGTACTTGCAAGAAGAAGCAAAACGTGAACTCTTCACCTTCAA CCATAGTCTGTACACATTCATGGATAAAGTTGATGATCCCAAAGAGAGTTTCACAAAGATGTCTGGTCACTTGaacaaaattgacaagaag AACACCTCATGTGTGACACTGTTGGAGAACAGCCTATCAATTTGTGTAGACTATGATGTCATTTTGCGCAAGACAGGACAAGCCTTCTATCCCTTCACAGGGCCATCTTATTTCAACATGTACAGTCTTAAAGGATATGATATAGCAAAGATGTTACAGTTTGTTGTGGACCTCAGCAAAGAGAAGGCAAATCCCTTTATCAAG GAATATGAACTGACAATGACGACAGTTGGTTCTCCCAAGGAAGAAACTTACATCTTGAACCTGATCATGAGCACGCATCGAGAAGATCGTAAGATTGTTCTGAAGACCCTGCGCTCTGGAGATCCTTACTATGAGAATACATTGACACTCAGAATGACTAAACCAATGGAG GAGATCTTGTTTGACTGGAAGTTTGGTAAACCCAAATCCGTTGTTCAGCCCATCTCCAGTCATAAAGAACTGACCAGCGATCGTGAATATAGAATGCTGACCACAATACGCCTGCCAGGGACAGATAGAACTGGACTTCATCTGACGACTGTTTACACTGAACTCCCTGAAACTGTGAAGACA GTCTTCAAGAAATTGGAAATAATGTTACCAAAGTACCTGTACAAGATGCTGTCCcatgtgacctttgaacccaaATTCAACCAGAAACATCACACAGTAGAGATGACATGTGATCTGATTTCACCAGATAATGCAAAGATTGTGTTGGAGACTCCTCATCAAGAAATTACCATCAGTAACATAACTCTACCAGTGCCTGTGAAATCATTGTTACTGCGCTACGATGACATCCCAGATACCCTTGATGAGATCAGTGAATTAGTGTTCAGAAAAATGATACTCC cAACATGCATGGTGTACAACACAAACATATTCAAGACTTTTGATGATGTCACATTTAAATACGAGATGCCTGGCACCTGTCCACACGTCCTGCTAAAAGATTGCTCCCCGAAAGAACGTTTCATCGTCCTGCTGCAAAACAATGCCGTAATTTTACCACAGACCTTGGGAGGTCCCGAGAGAAGGGTCAAGGTCATTGCCTATGTGGAGGAGTACAAAATAGAGATGTACACCACAGCTTGGGATACCCTGGAAGTCAAG CTGAATGGTGTTATTTTGGATCTCCATGCCAACAAGAGCACAGTCACTGTTCGGAATCTTGGTAAATTCATGGGCAGCGACAGAGAAGTTAGTCTTTATACAGATATTGGTCTAGATGTCTTCTACAGCCAAGATCATGTTCATGCTCAAGTCAGTGGATGGTATTACAACAAGATCTGCG GTATGTGCGGTGATTACAATGGAGAAATCTTTGAGGAATTGAAGACTTGGCAAGGGAGATCTGTCTCTGACAAGAGCCTGCTTGCACTCAGTTGGTTAATTGAAGGAACTGACTGCCAAGATGAAAACTGCAAACTCAAGAAAATCAAGGCGCATCAGATTGAAGAAATCGAATTGATTGATGGGAAGTTGATGTCCTGTGTCAGTCTTGATCCTTTATTTATGTGTGTGTCCGGTTGTAGACCAAAACCTCTCACTGAAACCACACTCACAAAG ATTGGTTTCCAATGCCACCACTTCAAGGACAGAGAGACTGTCAGCCTTGACAGGTTTGATTTTATATCAAACAGAGTTGATATGGAGAAAGAAGTGGCTGTGCCCCATGAATGCATTTGTGAGCCATACTGTACTTCAAAGTCTGGTGAATATTGA
- the LOC139138174 gene encoding vitellogenin-like isoform X4 produces MDANTMKITKVKNMSKCVRKPVMLTSLIKTNPCDTCEGDEDRLLRSGVVYHYVATGTRLSFLIKSVFAEGQHVFTPITENGGSAVTITKQNMTLISTMAEAHDIDIPAVEYRGDLMLTFPKDEKTLTVQHSPKKKVKYLLEILVNSDIEASSDSSSHFIVLVKTLRKCNHFMIVEILEEVTTDDKKKEWLLEGIKMTGNEESVLLIKKLIDEDQITESEITELLSGLISVQKPTEMMLDVLMGICCHDVMLPSSKHYDAVDSDDFQKIIEMRRGCMLAFSALVGKFCQKAEFCPVRYEQYLENCEDMYRPLQIIADSKDTMKEGMYHLKAGRHHKHRVDPEVILRNHRTEETKVMCIKAMGNAGLKSHLDAIIRNLQNSVDNSLEVRIHAVDALGKIAPKLSNKVLSTLMPIYHNPLEDPELRIAAYLTILKTKPTQSIYILLAENLKKETSRQVGSFVFSHLMYLSNTSSPIMKKEAHSARLALQYAHPFVTPFITSLHTSTGFHKSLHLNDLKMGGFIDVYKIFTHDSILPRSVKTKMNIQLLGQNFDVFEVGIRAEGLQTVIERFFGPKGFWSRRQSIFDFVKRPRRDASNSVCREVEAIRQKFETQHHHPSELKGSLYLKLFDDEVMYKTFSEDDVKVLVSEGKHRPSNNNFEEMLKSGHQVNFKKAMVPLDVEYQEATMLGLPLAINVSAGLIMKLNFHGKLEVSPSLLHRKPTEITIDGDIRSRMEMTVIGKVGVSSPLINTGVVINATSYLNAPIKASLQSDLNGKKHKVQVYLQEEAKRELFTFNHSLYTFMDKVDDPKESFTKMSGHLNKIDKKNTSCVTLLENSLSICVDYDVILRKTGQAFYPFTGPSYFNMYSLKGYDIAKMLQFVVDLSKEKANPFIKEYELTMTTVGSPKEETYILNLIMSTHREDRKIVLKTLRSGDPYYENTLTLRMTKPMEEILFDWKFGKPKSVVQPISSHKELTSDREYRMLTTIRLPGTDRTGLHLTTVYTELPETVKTVFKKLEIMLPKYLYKMLSHVTFEPKFNQKHHTVEMTCDLISPDNAKIVLETPHQEITISNITLPVPVKSLLLRYDDIPDTLDEISELVFRKMILPTCMVYNTNIFKTFDDVTFKYEMPGTCPHVLLKDCSPKERFIVLLQNNAVILPQTLGGPERRVKVIAYVEEYKIEMYTTAWDTLEVKLNGVILDLHANKSTVTVRNLGKFMGSDREVSLYTDIGLDVFYSQDHVHAQVSGWYYNKICGMCGDYNGEIFEELKTWQGRSVSDKSLLALSWLIEGTDCQDENCKLKKIKAHQIEEIELIDGKLMSCVSLDPLFMCVSGCRPKPLTETTLTKIGFQCHHFKDRETVSLDRFDFISNRVDMEKEVAVPHECICEPYCTSKSGEY; encoded by the exons ATGGATGCCAACACCATGAAGATTACCAAAGTCAAGAATATGAGTAAGTGTGTAAGGAAGCCAGTGATGCTGACCTCGTTAATCAAGACCAATCCATGTGATACCTGTGAGGGAGATGAG gacAGGCTATTGCGAAGTGGTGTAGTGTACCATTATGTTGCCACTGGAACTAGACTGTCGTTTTTGATAAAATCAGTGTTTGCTGAGGGACAGCATGTCTTCACTCCAATTACTGAGAACGGTGGAAGTGCAGTTACCATTACAAA acaaaacatgACCTTGATTTCCACCATGGCTGAAGCCCATGACATTGACATTCCTGCAGTTGAGTACCGTGGTGATTTAATGCTGACATTTCCAAAGGATGAGAAGACATTGACCGTCCAGCACTCTCCCAAAAAGAAA GTGAAGTATTTATTGGAAATATTGGTCAATTCAGATATCGAAGCATCGTCAGACTCTTCAAGTCATTTCATTGTACTTGTGAAAACACTGCGTAAGTGCAACCACTTCATGATTGTAGAGATTCTTGAAGAAGTCACGACAGACGACAAGAAAAA GGAATGGCTACTGGAAGGTAtcaagatgacaggaaatgaagaGTCTGTCTTATTGATCAAGAAACTCATTGATGAAGATCAGATAACAGAATCAGAAATCACTGAATTATTATCTGGTTTAATCAGTGTTCAGAAACCAACTGAGATGATGTTAGATGTACTCATG GGAATTTGCTGTCATGATGTGATGTTGCCATCTTCTAAACACTATGATGCAGTTGACAGTGATgactttcagaaaataattgagaTGCGTCGTGGCTGTATGTTGGCTTTCAGCGCCTTGGTAGGGAAGTTCTGTCAGAAGGCTGAATTCTGTCCAGTCAGATATGAGCAGTACTTGGAGAACTGTGAAGACATGTACAGACCATTGCAAATTATTGCAGACAGCAAAGACACAATGAAAGAAGGT ATGTACCATTTGAAGGCTGGAAGACATCATAAGCACAGAGTTGATCCAGAAGTCATTTTGAGAAACCACCGGACAGAAGAAACCAAAGTAATGTGTATAAAAGCCATGGGCAATGCTGGATTAAAGTCTCATTTGGATGCAATCATCAGAAATCTCCAAAATTCTGTGGATAACTCACTTGAAGTCAGAATTCATGCTGTTGACGCGTTAGGTAAAATTGCTCCAAAGCTGTCCAACAAG GTACTATCAACACTGATGCCAATTTACCACAATCCCCTTGAAGACCCAGAATTGAGGATTGCCGCATATCTCACTATTTTGAAGACCAAACCAACCCAGAGTATCTACATCCTTCTAGCAGAAAACCTGAAGAAGGAAACAAGCAGACAAGTCGGTTCATTTGTGTTTTCACATCTGATGTACCTGTCAAATACTTCATCCCCAATCATGAAAAAGGA GGCACACTCTGCACGTCTGGCTCTTCAATAtgcacatccatttgttacgcCATTCATAACAAGTCTTCACACCTCAACTGGATTCCACAAGTCGCTCCATCTGA ATGATCTCAAAATGGGTGGTTTCATTGACGTCTACAAGATTTTTACCCATGATTCAATTTTACCACGTTCTGTGAAGACCAAGATGAACATTCAATTGcttggacagaattttgatgtGTTTGAG GTTGGTATCCGAGCAGAGGGCCTGCAGACTGTCATCGAGAGATTCTTTGGTCCAAAGGGTTTCTGGAGTAGAAGACagtccatatttgattttgtcaaaagaCCAAGGAGAGATGCATCAAATTCTGTCTGCAGAGAAGTTGAAGCTATAAGACAAAAG TTTGAAACCCAGCACCATCATCCCAGTGAACTGAAAGGCAGTTTGTATTTAAAACTCTTCGATGATGAGGTAATGTATAAGACATTCAGTGAAGATGATGTCAAGGTGTTGGTATCGGAAGGAAAGCACAGACCAAGCAACAACAATTTTGAAGAGATGTTGAAGAGCGGTCATCAGGTGAACTTTAAGAAGG CCATGGTGCCATTGGATGTTGAATACCAAGAAGCCACTATGCTGGGACTGCCACTGGCTATTAATGTTTCAGCTGGTCTTATcatgaaattgaattttcatgGAAAGTTGGAGGTGTCTCCAAGTTTGTTACACAGAAAACCAACTGAGATAACAATTGATGGTGATATAAGGTCAAG AATGGAAATGACAGTGATTGGAAAGGTGGGCGTGTCTTCACCTCTAATCAACACTGGCGTTGTCATCAATGCTACAAGCTACCTCAACGCACCAATCAAGGCTAGTCTACAGTCAGATTTGAATGGCAAGAAACACAAAGTCCAAGTGTACTTGCAAGAAGAAGCAAAACGTGAACTCTTCACCTTCAA CCATAGTCTGTACACATTCATGGATAAAGTTGATGATCCCAAAGAGAGTTTCACAAAGATGTCTGGTCACTTGaacaaaattgacaagaag AACACCTCATGTGTGACACTGTTGGAGAACAGCCTATCAATTTGTGTAGACTATGATGTCATTTTGCGCAAGACAGGACAAGCCTTCTATCCCTTCACAGGGCCATCTTATTTCAACATGTACAGTCTTAAAGGATATGATATAGCAAAGATGTTACAGTTTGTTGTGGACCTCAGCAAAGAGAAGGCAAATCCCTTTATCAAG GAATATGAACTGACAATGACGACAGTTGGTTCTCCCAAGGAAGAAACTTACATCTTGAACCTGATCATGAGCACGCATCGAGAAGATCGTAAGATTGTTCTGAAGACCCTGCGCTCTGGAGATCCTTACTATGAGAATACATTGACACTCAGAATGACTAAACCAATGGAG GAGATCTTGTTTGACTGGAAGTTTGGTAAACCCAAATCCGTTGTTCAGCCCATCTCCAGTCATAAAGAACTGACCAGCGATCGTGAATATAGAATGCTGACCACAATACGCCTGCCAGGGACAGATAGAACTGGACTTCATCTGACGACTGTTTACACTGAACTCCCTGAAACTGTGAAGACA GTCTTCAAGAAATTGGAAATAATGTTACCAAAGTACCTGTACAAGATGCTGTCCcatgtgacctttgaacccaaATTCAACCAGAAACATCACACAGTAGAGATGACATGTGATCTGATTTCACCAGATAATGCAAAGATTGTGTTGGAGACTCCTCATCAAGAAATTACCATCAGTAACATAACTCTACCAGTGCCTGTGAAATCATTGTTACTGCGCTACGATGACATCCCAGATACCCTTGATGAGATCAGTGAATTAGTGTTCAGAAAAATGATACTCC cAACATGCATGGTGTACAACACAAACATATTCAAGACTTTTGATGATGTCACATTTAAATACGAGATGCCTGGCACCTGTCCACACGTCCTGCTAAAAGATTGCTCCCCGAAAGAACGTTTCATCGTCCTGCTGCAAAACAATGCCGTAATTTTACCACAGACCTTGGGAGGTCCCGAGAGAAGGGTCAAGGTCATTGCCTATGTGGAGGAGTACAAAATAGAGATGTACACCACAGCTTGGGATACCCTGGAAGTCAAG CTGAATGGTGTTATTTTGGATCTCCATGCCAACAAGAGCACAGTCACTGTTCGGAATCTTGGTAAATTCATGGGCAGCGACAGAGAAGTTAGTCTTTATACAGATATTGGTCTAGATGTCTTCTACAGCCAAGATCATGTTCATGCTCAAGTCAGTGGATGGTATTACAACAAGATCTGCG GTATGTGCGGTGATTACAATGGAGAAATCTTTGAGGAATTGAAGACTTGGCAAGGGAGATCTGTCTCTGACAAGAGCCTGCTTGCACTCAGTTGGTTAATTGAAGGAACTGACTGCCAAGATGAAAACTGCAAACTCAAGAAAATCAAGGCGCATCAGATTGAAGAAATCGAATTGATTGATGGGAAGTTGATGTCCTGTGTCAGTCTTGATCCTTTATTTATGTGTGTGTCCGGTTGTAGACCAAAACCTCTCACTGAAACCACACTCACAAAG ATTGGTTTCCAATGCCACCACTTCAAGGACAGAGAGACTGTCAGCCTTGACAGGTTTGATTTTATATCAAACAGAGTTGATATGGAGAAAGAAGTGGCTGTGCCCCATGAATGCATTTGTGAGCCATACTGTACTTCAAAGTCTGGTGAATATTGA